Proteins co-encoded in one Salvia splendens isolate huo1 chromosome 4, SspV2, whole genome shotgun sequence genomic window:
- the LOC121799998 gene encoding tubulin--tyrosine ligase-like protein 12, which yields MSPAVTGILSYEDFVKVHGVLLAASGLPQPLHRKLYQKLTSETFDGGSYFQVEPVESGRQRRLVSTADYIGQNSDVFLIDHAWTFRLSDAYKQLQEVPGLVERMASLMCVDVDLNSEVDEAGGEDDDAKLSAAEVVEREFCKVREEGARSVRWLELEDLEIDDDMLLSLDLPTKFPHLLALSLRGNKLENPEILLEVVAQFKSLRALWVNYNPALENGVKDLEARILGSCRELEIYNSQFTPKYGKWALGFCGGLYEKDNPGDSDESDHQLQSVTSLDLSNRGIQNLITEAFSPVEIPMLSYLNLRGNTLDENSVSILLYYLRGFTNLTALEVDIPGHLGESAVEIIEALPALSELNGLSTSKILESEKSIADSVLKPRLPEFNAEESLTDRVINAMWLYLMTYRLADEEKIDETSVWYVMDELGSALRHSDEANFRVSPFLYMPDGNLESAVSYSVLWPTKTVQQGDECTRDYLFGIGEERQRSARLTAWFHTPQNYFLREYEKFNLELNSRRFSPVPTKALATNSLLHGDRSVLKVYTDLPQVEEFLTRPEFAITSEPKDADIIWTSLQVDEEMKEAVGLNDQQYINQFPFEACLVMKHHLAKTVQKAHGAPQWLQPTYNLETHLAQLIGDCYTRERDGVDNLWILKPWNMARTIDTTVTQNLSQIIRLMETGPKICQKYIEHPALFRGKKFDLRYIILVRSINPLEIFISEVFWVRLANNTYSLEQHSLFEYETHFTVMNYRGRLNHMNTPDFVKEFEKEHNVKWLDIHLRVKQMIRSVFEGAAAVHPEMHSPTSRAMYGVDVMLDSHYLPKLLEVTYCPDCTRACTYDTQAIFGDGSTVKGSDFYNLVFGCLFLNETTHVSPL from the exons ATGTCGCCCGCCGTCACCGGAATTCTCAGCTACGAGGATTTCGTCAAGGTCCACGGCGTCCTTCTAGCAGCATCTGGTCTTCCGCAGCCGTTGCACCGGAAGCTCTACCAGAAGCTCACGTCCGAGACTTTCGACGGCGGGAGCTATTTTCAGGTGGAGCCTGTTGAGAGCGGCAGGCAGAGGAGGCTCGTGTCGACGGCGGATTACATCGGTCAAAATTCCGATGTATTTCTGATTGATCACGCCTGGACTTTTCGCTTATCCGATGCTTATAAGCAG CTGCAGGAGGTTCCTGGATTGGTGGAGAGAATGGCGTCGTTGATGTGTGTTGACGTGGATTTGAATTCGGAGGTGGACGAGGCGGGTGGTGAAGACGATGATGCTAAATTGAGTGCTGCAGAAGTAGTTGAGAGAGAGTTTTGTAAAGTTAGGGAAGAAGGTGCTCGTTCTGTTAGATGGTTGGAGCTCGAAGATCTCGAAATTGACGATGATATGCTACTTTCCCTTGATCTGCCGACTAAATTCCCT CACTTGCTTGCACTAAGTCTCCGCGGAAACAAGCTTGAGAATCCTGAGATTTTGTTAGAAGTGGTGGCTCAGTTCAAATCTCTCAGAGCTCTGTGGGTGAACTACAATCCGGCACTGGAAAATGG TGTAAAGGACTTGGAAGCTCGTATTCTAGGAAGCTGCCGTGAACTGGAAATTTATAATTCCCAGTTCACTCCTAAGTATGGCAAGTGGGCCTTAGGATTCTGTGGAGGACTATACGAGAAAGACAATCCTGGAGATTCTGATGAGAGTGATCATCAGTTGCAAAGCGTTACGTCTCTTGACCTTTCAAATAGGGGCATCCAAAATCTTATCACTGAG GCCTTTTCCCCAGTTGAAATACCTATGCTATCATACTTGAATCTTCGTGGAAATACATTAGACGAGAACTCAGTCAGCATACTACTATACTATCTTAGAGGATTCACCAATCTAACTGCTTTGGAG GTGGATATTCCCGGTCATCTTGGAGAGAGTGCTGTTGAAATTATTGAAGCTCTTCCCGCTCTCTCTGAGTTAAATGGACTTAGTACTTCCAAGATCTTAGAATCTGAGAAGAGCATTGCTGATTCAGTATTAAAACCCCGCCTCCCTGAGTTCAATGCTGAAGAATCTCTCACTGATCGTGTTATCAATGCTATGTGGTTGTACCTAATGACATATCGGCTTGCTGATGAAGAAAAGATTGATGAAACTTCTGTTTG GTATGTGATGGATGAGCTCGGTTCAGCTTTGCGTCACAGCGATGAAGCCAATTTCAGAGTTTCACCTTTTCTCTACATGCCCGATGGTAACCTGGAGTCAGCTGTCAG TTACTCAGTTCTTTGGCCTACAAAAACTGTGCAACAAGGTGATGAATGCACTCGTGATTACCTGTTTGGCATTGGGGAGGAGCGGCAACGTTCTGCAAGACTCACTGCCTGGTTTCACACCCCTCAAAATTATTTTCTAAGA GAGTATGAAAAATTCAACCTGGAATTGAACTCAAGAAGGTTTTCTCCAGTACCAACTAAGGCATTGGCAACCAATAGTCTGCTTCATGGTGATAGAAGTGTGTTGAAGGTTTACACTGATTTACCTCAAGTGGAGGAATTTCTGACACGTCCAGAATTTGCAATCA CAAGTGAACCAAAGGATGCAGATATTATATGGACTAGTTTGCAAGTTGATGAGGAGATGAAGGAGGCAGTTGGACTGAATGATCAGCAATACATTAATCAATTTCCTTTTGAGGCTTGCCTTGTTATGAAACATCATCTGGCCAAAACTGTTCAGAAG GCCCATGGTGCTCCTCAGTGGCTCCAGCCAACATATAATCTTGAAACACATCTTGCTCAACTCATAGGGGACTGTTATACACGTGAAAGGGATGGAGTTGACAATTTGTGGATCCTAAAACCATGGAACATGGCAAGAACTATTGATACAACTGTTACCCAGAATTTATCTCAGATTATCCGCCTCATGGAGACTGGCCCGAAAATATGTCAAAAGTACATCGAACACCCTGCCTTATTTAGAGGGAAAAAATTTGATCTGCGCTACATTATCTTGGTGCGCAGTATCAACCCTTTGGAGATATTCATTTCAGAGGTCTTTTGG GTTAGGTTGGCAAATAACACTTACTCTTTGGAGCAGCACAGTTTATTTGAATACGAGACACATTTCACCGTTATG AATTACAGGGGAAGATTGAATCACATGAACACACCAGATTTTGTAAAGGAATTTGAAAAAGAGCATAATG TTAAATGGTTGGATATCCATCTAAGAGTTAAACAGATGATCAGATCTGTTTTCGAGGGAGCTGCTGCAGTGCATCCAGAAATGCATAGTCCAACATCTAGAGCGATGTATGGGGTTGATGTCATGCTCGACAGCCACTACCTACCTAAGTTGCTAGAG GTTACGTATTGCCCGGACTGTACTCGCGCATGCACATATGATACTCAAGCCATATTTGGAGACGGAAGCACAGTGAAAGGAAGTGACTTCTACAACTTGGTGTTTGGTTGTCTCTTCTTAAACGAGACCACTCATGTATCCCCATTGTAA
- the LOC121800001 gene encoding uncharacterized protein LOC121800001, with the protein MSIALQRSNSGGGGGHPIDGPGFVHREMAFASYDPPADQRSPEEDRSGSLSLSSSSSIGKNSDEHHSGGSDEEEVQSQYKGGPLDSLDSLEEVLPVKKSISKFYSGKSKSFTSLSDAASIPSMKEITKPENAYTRKRKNLLVFNNLWDKNQNSIMRNRIGGISKRPTNSRSMLSLAANMNCSESNSGETSNSNPSPPGCSLPPLPPHARRSMKSELSSSPPVDKCPSWRSFSLSDLQGAAAEAATPSVGGLWSNNTVN; encoded by the exons ATGTCGATAGCCTTGCAGCGGAGCAACTCAGGCGGCGGCGGGGGGCACCCGATCGACGGGCCAGGATTCGTCCACCGCGAGATGGCTTTTGCCTCGTACGATCCACCGGCCGATCAGCGGTCGCCGGAGGAAGATCGAAGCGGTTCGTTGTCATTGTCATCCAGTTCTTCGATCGGGAAGAACAGTGACGAGCATCACAGTGGCGGCAGTGATGAGGAGGAGGTGCAGAGTCAATATAAAGGAGGGCCGTTGGACAGCTTGGATTCTCTGGAAGAAGTTCTTCCTGTGAA GAAAAGCATATCAAAGTTTTACTCTGGTAAATCCAAATCATTTACCAGCCTATCTGATGCTGCATCAATCCCCTCAATGAAAGAAATCACGAAACCAGAAAATGCTTATACAAGGAAACGCAAGAACCTGCTGGTCTTCAATAACTTATGGGACAAGAATCAGAATAGCATTATGAGGAATCGCATTGGTGGAATATCAAAAAGACCGACCAATTCTAGAAGTATGTTGTCTCTTGCCGCTAACATGAACTGCTCTGAAAGCAATAGCGGCGAGACCTCCAATTCAAATCCATCGCCACCAGGTTGCAGTCTTCCTCCTTTACCACCACATGCTAGAAGAAGTATGAAAAGTGAGCTGTCATCATCACCTCCTGTTGATAAGTGTCCTTCATGGCGGTCTTTCTCCTTATCAGATTTGCAAGGTGCTGCTGCTGAAGCTGCTACTCCCAGTGTTGGTGGCTTATGGAGCAATAACACAGTgaattag
- the LOC121800000 gene encoding uncharacterized protein LOC121800000, which translates to MDGTRYTVTLEAFKLFHGIDRSLYVILIRDLLRDPLECLYIMGFWLWLERTGFSNFVSKALSLPPFLINELADEAVSCIKSTNAQFPFSSKATEIPLTRSLVKREIYLQFFIDNRLTAFIEIENLVRGVCLPSLSDIMQARVYGVLAKAPAEAPLMMAPRHAASTSSANYVPEPSPVDNLTQSIANLEIAASGGDSSPSRGKGKANEVSRNERTMFVTFSKGYPVNEYEVKLFFERVFGNCIESFHMQEVCNPEVQSLYAKIVFLRPSFIRAILNGAMKAKFTINGKHVWMRKFVPKNNRQSPSGSPSVGASTNSFF; encoded by the coding sequence ATGGATGGTACACGGTATACAGTGACACTGGAGGCGTTCAAGCTTTTCCATGGGATCGACAGATCACTGTATGTTATTCTCATCAGGGATCTGCTGCGCGATCCCTTAGAGTGCCTGTACATAATGGGCTTCTGGCTATGGTTGGAACGTACGGGATTTAGTAATTTCGTAAGTAAGGCCCTATCGCTTCCTCCATTTCTGATCAACGAGCTTGCTGATGAAGCTGTGTCATGCATCAAGAGCACAAATGCGCAGTTCCCTTTCTCATCTAAAGCTACTGAAATCCCATTAACCCGCAGTCTTGTGAAAAGGGAAATCTATCTGCAGTTTTTCATTGATAACCGTCTTACCGCTTTCATTGAGATCGAAAATTTGGTAAGAGGAGTCTGCCTACCATCATTGTCCGATATAATGCAGGCACGCGTTTATGGTGTTTTAGCCAAAGCTCCAGCGGAAGCTCCATTGATGATGGCGCCTCGCCATGCTGCATCGACTTCATCCGCCAACTATGTGCCAGAACCTTCTCCAGTCGACAACCTGACTCAAAGCATTGCTAACTTGGAAATTGCTGCCTCTGGTGGCGATTCCTCCCCTTCTCGTGGCAAAGGGAAGGCCAATGAGGTGTCGAGGAACGAGAGGACAATGTTTGTCACCTTCTCCAAAGGCTACCCAGTGAATGAGTACGAGGTGAAGCTGTTCTTCGAAAGGGTTTTTGGGAACTGCATCGAGTCGTTCCACATGCAAGAAGTATGCAACCCCGAGGTGCAATCTCTGTATGCCAAAATCGTGTTCCTCAGGCCATCGTTCATTCGTGCTATTCTCAACGGCGCGATGAAGGCCAAGTTCACCATCAATGGTAagcatgtctggatgaggaagttTGTGCCCAAGAACAACAGGCAGTCGCCTTCCGGATCCCCAAGCGTCGGCGCGAGTACCAACTCTTTCTTTTGA